The segment CCTCCAAACCAACCTGTATATGCAAACCTGGAACGACGTTATTCGCCTGGCCAACCACGGCAGCCCGGCCCCCGAGCGGCGGGTAGAGAAAACCGATGCCGAGTGGAAAGCCCAACTCACCGCTGAGCAGTACCACGTAACCCGCCAGCACGGCACCGAGCGGGCCTTTACCGGCGAGTACTGCGAGGCCCACGAAGCCGGCCTCTACGCCTGCGTGTGCTGCGGCACCCCGCTCTACGACTCCCGCACCAAGTTCGAAAGCGGCACGGGCTGGCCCAGCTTCACCCAGCCGGTGCAGGAAAATGCCATCCGCTACAAGAAGGACACCAGCTACGGCATGACCCGCGTGGAAGTGCTCTGCAACGTGTGTGATGCCCACCAGGGCCACGTTTTCCCCGACGGCCCCGCGCCCAGCGGCCTGCGCCTGTGCATCAACTCGGCCGCCATTAAGCTGGTAACTGAGCAGCAGGAGGCCTAAGCCGGCTAACCCACCGCCCGGGTGCCGTTTCGTACCTGGTGTGGTGAGCACAGTCAGCAGGTGAAAGTCTTGATAGACCAAGCCCGAAGTAGTGCTGCTTCCTCTAACGCCTCGTCGCGGCCCATTGCTGGGCCGGGTCGGGGCGTTTTTGCGTAGGGAAGGAGCGGAAAAATATGCCGATTTTCGCACCCAAGTAGCTCCCGGCTTGTTGGAGCTTATTGTCCCAGTTCTGCGCCCTCTAACTTTCCCACCCCATCATGTCGTTGCTGTTCACTGATTTTGCCTCCTGGCAGGCCCATTGCGAGGCCACCGGCCAGCCCCTGTTTCAACCCGTTCTCGACTACGAAGTTGAGCAGAAAGGGCGGGCCGAGGCTGATATCTGGCCGGGCCTGCAACGGGCCTACGACGTGATGCGCGACGCGGTGAAAACCGGCCTGACCGAGGACATGACTTCGCGCTCGGGCATGATTAACAACGGGGCCAAGAAAATTGCTGCTTCACCCGTTACGGTGTTGTCGCCGGAGTTTAAGCAGCTCATCACCCGGGCCTTGGGGGCCAAGGAAGTGAATTCGTGCATGGGCCGGGTGGTAGCTGCGCCCACGGCCGGGGCCTCGGGCATCCTGCCCGGCGTGCTGGTTACCATTCAGGACCTGCACCGCCTCGACGACCATAAAATCCTGGAAGGCTTGCTCGTCGCGGCCGGTATTGCCCTGATTATCGAGCAGAATGCTTCCCTGGCCGGGGCCGTGGGCGGCTGCCAGGCCGAAACCGGCAGCGCCGCCGCTATGGGCTCGGGCGCCATCGTCTACTGCCTGGGCGGCACCATCGACCAGGTGTTTGCGGCCGTAGCCATTACCATTCAGTGCATGCTGGGCCTGGTCTGCGACCCGGTGGCGGGCCTGGTGGAAGTGCCCTGCGTGGTGCGCAACGCCTCGGCGGCGGCCATTGCCTTCTCCTCGGCCCAGATTGCCATTGCCGGCGTCGACCCAGTGATTCCCGTGGATCAATGCGTGGCGGCGTTGGGCGAGGTGGGGCAGAGCATGGAAACCCGCTACAAGGAAACGGCCCTCGGCGGCCTGGCCAACACGAAGCGCGGCCGGGAAATCGAGAAAATGGTGCTGGTGCAGGACGTGAACATTCTGCCCGACGAGGACCACGAATAAGGCTCACTGCCGCTTACCGTAAACCCCCAAAGCCCCGCCGGTCACCTGGTGGCGCCTTGGGGGTTTCCTATTCTGCAGGATATTCTGTAGCTACTTATGAGTCCAGTGAAGCGGGTCTTATTGCTCACGGGCCAGTTCAGCCGGCTTAGCCAGAGCGGCTCCTAGTGGCTGCCGCCTACCGGTTTCGACTCGGGGGCCATGGTCAGCTTGCTCAAAAACTGCACGGCGTTGCTGTAGCGCGTGCGCAGCTCCTTATACTTCCGCCAAGCTTCTTCCCGGTCGGGGCACAGGGCCACGCCTTCCTGCTGCAGTTGGTCGTAGGTTTGAAAAAAATCCCGCCGGGTGGGGTCTTCAATGGGGGGCTCCTCGGCAATTGCCTCCGCCGGCTCGGCCTGGGCCCGTTCCTCGAA is part of the Hymenobacter chitinivorans DSM 11115 genome and harbors:
- the msrB gene encoding peptide-methionine (R)-S-oxide reductase MsrB, which gives rise to MQTWNDVIRLANHGSPAPERRVEKTDAEWKAQLTAEQYHVTRQHGTERAFTGEYCEAHEAGLYACVCCGTPLYDSRTKFESGTGWPSFTQPVQENAIRYKKDTSYGMTRVEVLCNVCDAHQGHVFPDGPAPSGLRLCINSAAIKLVTEQQEA
- the sdaAA gene encoding L-serine ammonia-lyase, iron-sulfur-dependent, subunit alpha, which encodes MSLLFTDFASWQAHCEATGQPLFQPVLDYEVEQKGRAEADIWPGLQRAYDVMRDAVKTGLTEDMTSRSGMINNGAKKIAASPVTVLSPEFKQLITRALGAKEVNSCMGRVVAAPTAGASGILPGVLVTIQDLHRLDDHKILEGLLVAAGIALIIEQNASLAGAVGGCQAETGSAAAMGSGAIVYCLGGTIDQVFAAVAITIQCMLGLVCDPVAGLVEVPCVVRNASAAAIAFSSAQIAIAGVDPVIPVDQCVAALGEVGQSMETRYKETALGGLANTKRGREIEKMVLVQDVNILPDEDHE